One genomic window of Psychrobacillus sp. INOP01 includes the following:
- a CDS encoding ABC transporter ATP-binding protein, with the protein MEPLLKVENVKKIYGKSNAAYTALENISFDIHEGEFVGIMGPSGAGKSTLLNLLATIDSPTEGKIYMDNTSIHNMKEDALADFRRDNLGFIFQDYNLLDSLTVKENILLPLAIAKVPARKINSLVTRIAKVFGIEDLLAKYPYQISGGQEQRTAAARALVTEPVMILADEPTGALDSKSATDLLESLSKLNENNNSTIMMVTHDAYAASFCRRIIFIKDGTLSTEIYRRDQTRKTFFQEILDVLATIGGEVDDVI; encoded by the coding sequence ATGGAACCGTTATTAAAAGTAGAAAATGTAAAAAAAATATATGGAAAATCCAATGCAGCTTATACAGCTTTAGAGAATATATCATTCGATATTCATGAAGGAGAGTTTGTAGGTATTATGGGACCTTCTGGAGCAGGGAAGTCCACTTTGCTTAATTTGTTAGCGACAATTGATTCCCCGACTGAAGGGAAAATTTATATGGATAACACGAGTATTCACAATATGAAGGAAGATGCGCTAGCAGATTTCAGGCGTGATAATCTCGGCTTTATCTTCCAAGACTATAATTTATTAGACTCTCTTACTGTGAAGGAAAATATATTATTACCTCTGGCGATTGCGAAAGTTCCAGCGAGAAAAATTAATAGCTTAGTGACTCGTATTGCTAAAGTATTTGGTATTGAAGACTTACTAGCTAAATATCCATACCAAATTTCTGGAGGCCAAGAGCAAAGAACTGCAGCAGCAAGAGCACTTGTGACGGAGCCTGTAATGATTCTGGCAGACGAGCCAACGGGTGCACTGGATTCAAAATCAGCGACAGATCTATTAGAAAGCTTAAGTAAATTAAATGAAAATAATAATTCTACCATCATGATGGTGACACATGATGCATATGCCGCAAGTTTCTGCCGTCGTATTATTTTCATCAAGGATGGTACGCTTTCAACAGAAATTTATCGTCGTGACCAAACGCGAAAAACTTTCTTTCAAGAGATTTTGGACGTCCTTGCAACAATTGGGGGTGAGGTAGATGACGTTATTTAG
- a CDS encoding cell wall metabolism sensor histidine kinase WalK: MTIKSLLIEIGHFSKWRLVMGIILSAILSAVSLFIIKNAVVGYVNTSVVGSGMVTEFITLFGKRRVYNIMYSPWPFLLKQSSFFIVFIFYFFLFYRHEKRRQFFKSLNQLVTETKKYVSNPDIVFEPVYQDRNLLQLTESIKMIINKMDTLVEEERYAQRTKNDLITNVSHDLRTPLTSILGYLSLITEDKYRDEVELRYYIDTAYEKTTLLHRLIQDLFEYTRVQNHQLKGIKEPLDVKEMLGQLVEHYRIEFEEMQYICTETYSSEPLITEADGNLLIRVFQNLLSNALKYGIRKKQIDISATSDDNNILVKVTSYGNPIPTTDLPHIFERFYQVDKSRGMHSESSGLGLAIAKSIVEIHEGEIQVVSDEEKTVFSVYLKQFIHVDKI; the protein is encoded by the coding sequence TTGACTATTAAATCGTTATTAATAGAAATTGGACACTTCTCGAAATGGCGTCTTGTCATGGGGATAATCCTGTCTGCTATTTTGTCAGCAGTTTCTTTATTCATTATTAAAAATGCGGTGGTAGGCTATGTTAATACCTCAGTAGTTGGTAGTGGAATGGTTACCGAATTTATTACTTTATTTGGTAAGAGGAGAGTCTATAATATCATGTACTCTCCTTGGCCTTTCCTTCTTAAACAGTCAAGTTTTTTTATAGTCTTCATATTTTATTTTTTCTTATTTTACCGACATGAAAAGAGAAGACAATTTTTTAAATCTCTCAATCAGCTTGTTACTGAAACTAAGAAGTATGTAAGCAATCCAGATATAGTGTTTGAACCTGTTTATCAAGACAGGAATTTGTTGCAGTTAACTGAAAGTATAAAAATGATCATCAATAAAATGGATACGCTGGTTGAGGAAGAACGGTATGCTCAGCGAACAAAAAACGATCTCATTACGAATGTCTCCCATGACCTTCGTACTCCCCTGACTTCCATCCTTGGTTACTTATCACTTATTACGGAAGACAAATATAGAGATGAAGTAGAACTAAGATATTACATTGATACTGCCTATGAGAAAACAACCTTATTGCATCGGCTAATTCAGGATTTGTTTGAATATACAAGAGTACAAAATCATCAGCTTAAAGGAATAAAGGAGCCTCTAGACGTAAAGGAAATGCTTGGACAGCTTGTCGAACATTATCGTATTGAGTTTGAGGAGATGCAGTATATTTGTACTGAGACGTACAGCTCTGAACCACTTATTACCGAGGCGGATGGTAATCTTCTTATTCGTGTTTTTCAGAACCTATTGTCAAACGCTTTAAAATACGGGATAAGGAAAAAACAAATTGATATCTCTGCTACTTCAGACGACAATAACATTTTAGTAAAAGTAACAAGTTACGGGAATCCGATCCCAACTACGGATTTACCTCATATATTCGAAAGGTTTTATCAGGTTGATAAATCACGCGGTATGCATTCTGAAAGCTCAGGATTGGGACTTGCTATTGCTAAAAGCATTGTTGAAATACACGAGGGCGAAATACAGGTGGTAAGCGACGAAGAAAAAACTGTTTTTTCCGTTTATCTGAAGCAGTTTATTCATGTGGACAAAATTTAA
- a CDS encoding response regulator transcription factor has protein sequence MGATILIIDDDKDITNLLRIYLEAEHYKVHIAHDGEEGIKMLARHSTDLIILDVMMPKKDGILVCREIRQDNQTVLILMLSAKAEDMDKIYGLATGADDYLIKPFNPLELVARVKALLRRSGYLQTNTESSKEGLVCGPLEINKQNHTVHIDDNLLKLTAIEFDILCLLCSKPGRVFSSEDIFHLVWNEQEIYSSKTVMVHISNLRAKLDRALKGEKMIVTVWGVGYKIDY, from the coding sequence ATGGGAGCGACTATTTTGATAATAGATGACGATAAAGATATTACAAATTTATTGCGGATTTATTTAGAGGCAGAACACTACAAGGTTCACATAGCCCATGATGGGGAAGAAGGCATAAAAATGCTGGCAAGGCATTCAACCGATCTAATTATTCTAGATGTGATGATGCCTAAAAAAGATGGTATTCTTGTTTGTCGTGAAATTCGACAAGATAATCAAACTGTACTGATTTTAATGTTAAGCGCAAAAGCAGAAGACATGGATAAAATATACGGACTTGCGACGGGGGCGGATGATTACCTTATTAAACCCTTTAATCCATTGGAGCTGGTAGCCCGAGTGAAAGCATTGTTAAGACGATCGGGGTATTTACAAACAAATACAGAATCCTCTAAGGAAGGTTTAGTCTGTGGTCCTTTAGAAATAAATAAACAGAATCATACTGTGCATATTGACGATAACCTATTGAAATTGACCGCAATTGAATTCGATATTTTATGCCTACTTTGCAGTAAGCCTGGCCGTGTATTTAGTTCTGAAGATATATTTCATTTGGTATGGAATGAGCAGGAAATCTATTCAAGCAAAACGGTTATGGTTCATATAAGTAATTTAAGAGCAAAACTTGATCGCGCATTAAAAGGAGAAAAAATGATTGTAACTGTTTGGGGAGTTGGTTATAAAATTGACTATTAA
- a CDS encoding D-alanyl-D-alanine carboxypeptidase family protein: MKRRKQKRKSQLLIILIIFSVCYLGAYKFSQSGQVQGFINEIIEVSGPSTTFIDSSLEAPTIKGQAAILMDASSGEILMKQDADIAFPVASMSKLMTEYIVQEQIQNKDMEWDDLVQISQSANNMDPQAVKIYVKDNDSLTVRDLYNAMVISSANNATRALAEHIAGTEKKFAKLMNNKAKEMGLSSKTNFVNSTGLLNIDGSENVMTAADVAGLAYQLLRNFPDVVETTNLLEYELAYDNTNLKNSNSMLYPENRDLYFNLVDGLKTGYTETAGYCFAGTAKQGDKRFISVVMGTKSDDARFRETHKLLSFGFENF, encoded by the coding sequence ATGAAACGCAGGAAGCAAAAAAGAAAAAGTCAATTGCTAATTATTCTTATCATTTTTTCCGTGTGCTATTTAGGGGCATATAAGTTCAGTCAAAGTGGTCAAGTTCAAGGCTTTATAAACGAGATAATAGAGGTTTCTGGACCCTCAACAACCTTCATAGATTCTTCATTAGAAGCACCAACCATAAAGGGTCAAGCAGCAATCTTAATGGATGCTTCTTCGGGAGAGATATTAATGAAACAAGATGCAGATATTGCTTTTCCTGTTGCAAGCATGTCTAAATTAATGACAGAGTATATAGTACAGGAGCAAATTCAAAATAAAGATATGGAATGGGATGATCTGGTCCAAATTTCACAAAGTGCTAATAATATGGATCCGCAAGCGGTGAAAATTTACGTTAAAGACAATGATTCTTTAACTGTTCGTGATTTATATAATGCAATGGTCATTTCCTCAGCAAATAATGCTACAAGAGCTTTAGCAGAGCATATAGCAGGCACAGAGAAAAAATTTGCAAAGCTAATGAATAATAAGGCTAAAGAAATGGGCCTTTCTTCCAAAACAAACTTTGTAAACTCAACTGGATTACTAAATATAGATGGTTCTGAAAATGTCATGACAGCAGCAGACGTTGCAGGATTAGCCTATCAATTATTACGTAATTTCCCTGATGTAGTCGAAACAACCAACCTGCTTGAATATGAATTAGCATACGATAATACAAACTTAAAAAATTCAAATTCTATGCTATATCCCGAAAATAGAGATCTATATTTTAATCTGGTAGATGGCTTAAAAACAGGCTATACAGAAACTGCAGGATATTGCTTTGCAGGAACTGCCAAGCAGGGAGATAAACGATTTATTTCAGTAGTAATGGGTACTAAAAGTGATGATGCTCGTTTTCGTGAGACTCACAAGCTACTCTCATTTGGATTTGAAAATTTTTAA
- a CDS encoding sodium-dependent transporter: MQTSEQWSSKIGFILSAAGSAIGVGAIWKLPYVTGISGGGAFFLLFILFSLFMGFPLLLAEFVIGRSTQKEAISAYRSLVPNSNWHWIGRLGVFTSFLLLSFYSVIGGWILIYFAKGLFGGIITEGADYGSVFNTTIGNPLLVIAAQFVFLAVTVLVVAKGIQNGIEKVNKILMPALFGLFIVLIIRSLTLDNAMEGVKFFLAPDFSNITSQSVLFAMGQAFFSLSVGVSVMVTYSSYLSKKESLIQPAISIVSMNLLIALLAGLAIFPAVFSLGLEPAEGPGLLFVVLPAVFDQIVFGEVFLIGFLALFLFATLTSAFSMLEIIVASIVKGKAEKRTKYAYVIGLLIFLVGIPSALSYSIFSDVLIFSKSIFDSADYLVSNILMPLGVLLISIFVSHKIEKSTLREELLQHSRLGATAFNIWFFIMKFIIPLVIILVFLDATGLLDKIISIF; this comes from the coding sequence TTGCAAACATCAGAGCAATGGTCATCAAAGATTGGTTTTATTTTATCTGCTGCAGGATCAGCGATTGGAGTAGGTGCAATATGGAAGCTCCCTTACGTAACTGGCATAAGTGGAGGGGGTGCATTCTTTCTTCTGTTTATCTTATTTTCTTTGTTTATGGGTTTTCCGTTATTATTGGCTGAGTTTGTTATTGGTAGAAGCACGCAAAAAGAAGCAATTAGTGCGTATCGCAGTCTTGTCCCTAATAGTAACTGGCATTGGATTGGGAGGTTAGGGGTATTCACCAGTTTTCTTTTATTGTCATTTTATAGTGTAATAGGTGGATGGATTCTTATATATTTTGCAAAAGGTCTGTTTGGCGGAATAATTACTGAGGGTGCAGATTATGGGTCTGTCTTTAACACAACAATTGGAAATCCTCTTTTGGTTATTGCTGCTCAATTTGTTTTCTTAGCTGTTACAGTTTTAGTGGTAGCTAAGGGGATTCAAAATGGAATCGAAAAAGTAAATAAAATTTTGATGCCGGCTTTGTTTGGACTATTTATCGTTCTAATAATTCGCTCCCTTACACTAGATAACGCTATGGAGGGTGTGAAATTCTTTCTAGCACCCGATTTCTCGAATATCACATCTCAAAGTGTACTTTTTGCGATGGGCCAAGCTTTCTTCTCTTTAAGTGTCGGCGTGTCAGTAATGGTTACTTATAGTTCTTATCTTTCTAAAAAAGAAAGCTTAATACAACCAGCTATTTCAATTGTTTCAATGAATTTATTAATCGCTTTGTTGGCAGGTTTAGCAATTTTCCCAGCTGTATTTTCACTAGGCTTAGAACCAGCTGAAGGACCAGGTTTGCTATTTGTTGTATTGCCTGCTGTATTTGATCAAATTGTTTTTGGAGAAGTCTTCTTAATAGGCTTTTTAGCATTATTTTTATTTGCCACATTAACTTCGGCCTTTTCAATGTTAGAAATAATTGTGGCATCTATAGTGAAAGGAAAAGCAGAAAAGCGAACAAAATATGCGTATGTTATTGGGTTACTAATATTTTTAGTAGGAATCCCTTCCGCATTATCCTATAGTATTTTTTCTGATGTTCTAATTTTCTCGAAAAGCATATTTGATTCTGCCGATTATTTAGTTAGTAATATTTTAATGCCACTAGGAGTACTTTTAATCTCCATTTTTGTCTCACATAAGATAGAGAAAAGCACTTTACGAGAGGAACTATTACAGCATTCTCGTTTAGGTGCTACTGCATTTAATATTTGGTTTTTTATAATGAAATTCATCATTCCATTAGTAATTATCCTCGTATTCCTTGACGCTACTGGCTTACTAGATAAAATAATTTCGATTTTTTAG
- a CDS encoding YdhK family protein has protein sequence MTMKKIVIGIVTLATAFTLSACASDEKETSEHENMEMDHSDMNHTGTGEVSEDLKVADNPTYEVGSQAIIETDHMEGMKGAEATIVGAYETTAYVISYKPTSGGERVENHKWVIQEEIKDAGDKTLEPGTEVTIDADHMSGMEGATAEIDSAELTTVYMVDYTPTSGGEPVKNHKWVTESELTAK, from the coding sequence ATGACGATGAAAAAAATAGTAATAGGAATTGTTACATTAGCTACAGCATTCACGTTGTCGGCATGTGCTAGCGATGAAAAGGAAACAAGTGAGCATGAAAACATGGAAATGGATCATTCAGATATGAATCATACTGGCACAGGTGAAGTTTCAGAAGACTTGAAAGTAGCTGATAATCCTACTTATGAAGTTGGAAGCCAAGCTATTATTGAAACAGATCACATGGAAGGTATGAAGGGTGCAGAAGCAACTATTGTGGGTGCTTATGAAACAACTGCCTATGTCATTTCTTATAAGCCAACATCTGGTGGAGAAAGAGTGGAAAATCATAAATGGGTCATTCAAGAAGAGATTAAAGATGCTGGGGATAAAACTTTAGAACCAGGAACAGAAGTTACCATTGACGCTGATCACATGTCTGGGATGGAAGGTGCTACTGCTGAAATTGATTCGGCAGAACTAACAACAGTATATATGGTAGATTACACTCCAACTTCAGGTGGAGAGCCAGTGAAAAACCATAAATGGGTAACGGAAAGTGAATTAACTGCTAAATAA
- a CDS encoding heavy metal translocating P-type ATPase has translation MSSEVKETSLQITGMTCAACATRIEKGLNKMDGVEEANVNLALEKSLIKYDPKKLSNQDLEKKIQDLGYGVAKENKEFTITGMTCAACATRIEKGLNKLDGVSFANVNLALENATIEYNPSQISVADIIGRVEKLGYGAINKEDAKEAVDYREQAIQKQKRKFIISAILSLPLLWTMVGHFSFTSFIYMPDFLMNPWVQMALATPVQFIIGKQFYVSAYKALRNKSANMDVLVVMGTSAAYFYSVYQAIITTGEHHTANLYFETSAVLITLIILGKLFEAKAKGRSSEAIKKLMGLQAKTALVIRDQTEMEIPLEEVVTGDTILVKPGEKIPVDGEVIEGNTAVDESMLTGESIPVDKTIGDSLFGSTINKNGFLKMKATKIGRDTALAQIIKVVEDAQGSKAPIQRLADKISGVFVPIVIGIAIITFLVWIIWVNPGEITPALEALIAVLVIACPCALGLATPTSIMAGSGRAAEFGILFKGGEHLETTHHIDTVIVDKTGTVTNGKPVLTDVIVANGVNEEEFLSLIGAAEKQSEHPLAEAIVQGIQERGIILEAVQEFEAIPGYGVKTIVGDKEILVGTRKLMNSYNVDISNILTIMEELEANGKTAMLASINGHYAGLIAVADTIKETSKKAILRLHEMNIEVIMMTGDNQRTAAAIGKEVGIDQVIAEVLPEGKAEEVKKLQASGKKVAMVGDGINDAPALAVADIGMAIGTGTDVAMEAADITLIRGDLNSIADAIIMSHKTMRNIKQNLFWAFAYNTLGIPIAAVGLLAPWVAGAAMAFSSVSVVLNALRLQKVKLEKNVRD, from the coding sequence ATGAGTAGTGAAGTAAAAGAAACCAGTCTTCAAATTACAGGAATGACCTGTGCAGCCTGTGCAACAAGAATTGAAAAAGGTCTAAACAAAATGGATGGTGTAGAAGAAGCCAATGTTAACTTGGCACTGGAAAAGTCATTGATAAAATACGATCCTAAAAAATTGAGTAATCAAGACCTTGAAAAGAAAATTCAGGATTTAGGTTATGGTGTTGCCAAGGAGAATAAGGAATTTACCATTACAGGAATGACCTGTGCTGCCTGTGCTACGAGAATTGAAAAAGGTCTTAACAAGCTAGATGGTGTATCCTTTGCAAACGTTAATTTGGCGCTTGAAAATGCAACTATAGAGTATAATCCCTCTCAGATTTCTGTTGCAGATATTATAGGTAGAGTAGAGAAGTTAGGGTACGGGGCAATTAACAAAGAGGATGCAAAGGAAGCTGTTGATTACCGCGAGCAAGCTATTCAAAAACAAAAGAGAAAATTCATCATCTCTGCGATTTTGTCACTTCCATTATTGTGGACTATGGTCGGTCATTTTTCATTCACATCGTTTATCTATATGCCTGATTTTCTCATGAATCCTTGGGTGCAAATGGCTTTGGCGACACCTGTTCAATTTATCATCGGGAAACAGTTTTATGTAAGTGCATATAAAGCGTTGCGAAATAAAAGCGCCAATATGGATGTCCTAGTAGTAATGGGCACATCTGCTGCCTATTTTTATAGTGTTTATCAAGCCATCATTACTACGGGTGAACACCATACAGCAAATTTATATTTTGAAACTAGCGCTGTACTAATCACCCTAATTATATTAGGGAAACTGTTTGAAGCAAAAGCAAAAGGACGTTCCTCTGAAGCCATTAAAAAGCTTATGGGACTTCAAGCTAAAACAGCTTTAGTTATTAGAGATCAAACTGAAATGGAAATCCCACTTGAAGAAGTTGTAACTGGAGACACGATATTAGTAAAGCCTGGTGAAAAAATACCAGTGGATGGAGAGGTCATAGAAGGTAACACAGCAGTCGACGAATCTATGCTAACTGGAGAAAGTATTCCAGTAGATAAAACTATTGGCGATTCATTGTTTGGTTCAACGATCAATAAAAACGGTTTTCTTAAAATGAAAGCTACAAAAATCGGAAGAGATACTGCGCTTGCACAAATTATTAAAGTAGTAGAAGATGCGCAAGGATCGAAAGCCCCAATTCAAAGACTGGCAGACAAAATTTCCGGTGTGTTCGTGCCAATTGTAATTGGTATTGCGATTATCACTTTTTTAGTATGGATAATATGGGTGAACCCAGGTGAAATCACTCCTGCCTTGGAAGCTCTGATTGCTGTACTTGTAATTGCTTGTCCATGTGCATTGGGACTTGCGACGCCTACTTCTATAATGGCCGGCTCTGGTCGCGCAGCTGAATTTGGCATTCTGTTTAAAGGCGGCGAACATCTGGAAACGACACACCATATTGATACAGTGATAGTAGATAAAACAGGAACTGTTACAAACGGTAAACCAGTGTTAACCGATGTAATCGTGGCGAATGGTGTAAACGAAGAGGAGTTCCTATCTCTAATCGGTGCAGCTGAGAAACAATCGGAACATCCACTTGCGGAAGCGATTGTACAAGGAATTCAGGAAAGAGGAATAATACTTGAGGCAGTTCAGGAGTTTGAAGCAATTCCTGGGTATGGAGTGAAAACAATTGTTGGTGATAAAGAAATTCTTGTAGGTACTCGAAAGCTGATGAATAGCTACAATGTGGATATTTCGAACATACTAACAATAATGGAAGAGCTAGAGGCTAATGGGAAAACAGCGATGCTAGCCAGTATTAATGGTCATTATGCGGGGCTAATTGCGGTTGCAGATACCATCAAGGAAACTTCTAAGAAAGCAATCCTTCGTTTACATGAGATGAATATCGAAGTAATTATGATGACAGGTGATAACCAACGTACAGCAGCTGCAATCGGTAAAGAGGTTGGAATCGACCAGGTTATTGCCGAAGTACTTCCTGAAGGTAAAGCAGAAGAAGTGAAAAAGCTTCAGGCATCTGGAAAGAAAGTAGCAATGGTTGGAGATGGTATTAATGATGCTCCGGCTCTAGCAGTTGCGGATATCGGAATGGCCATTGGAACAGGTACCGACGTTGCGATGGAAGCCGCAGATATTACATTAATTCGAGGAGATTTAAATAGCATAGCCGATGCTATTATTATGAGTCATAAAACGATGAGGAACATAAAGCAAAATCTATTTTGGGCATTTGCCTATAACACGTTAGGTATACCGATTGCGGCGGTGGGATTACTTGCACCTTGGGTAGCAGGAGCAGCTATGGCATTTAGTTCTGTATCGGTTGTATTGAATGCATTACGACTTCAAAAAGTAAAACTGGAAAAGAATGTACGTGATTGA
- the copZ gene encoding copper chaperone CopZ has translation MVNQVTLNVQGMSCGHCVSSVESSVGKLDGVNEVKVHLESGKVDVSFEEDKVSLDVIKETIDDQGYDVV, from the coding sequence ATGGTCAACCAAGTAACGTTAAACGTACAAGGAATGTCATGTGGTCACTGTGTTAGTTCTGTTGAAAGCAGCGTAGGAAAGTTAGATGGAGTAAATGAAGTGAAAGTTCATTTAGAGTCAGGAAAAGTGGACGTTTCATTTGAGGAGGATAAAGTATCACTAGATGTTATTAAAGAAACAATTGATGATCAAGGATACGATGTAGTTTAA
- a CDS encoding metal-sensing transcriptional repressor, with protein MEENTITSDNSCRKSHHPEHVKKDLTNRLNRIEGQIRGIKGMVDKDVYCDDIITQLSATQSALNSVAKVLLQGHLKGCVVDRLAEGDDEVLDELLVTIQKLMKK; from the coding sequence ATGGAAGAGAATACAATCACATCTGATAATTCTTGTAGAAAAAGTCATCATCCTGAACATGTAAAAAAGGATCTAACGAATCGGTTAAATCGCATTGAAGGTCAGATCCGAGGGATAAAAGGCATGGTAGATAAAGACGTCTATTGTGATGATATAATCACGCAACTTTCTGCAACTCAGTCAGCTCTAAACAGTGTAGCCAAAGTACTTTTACAAGGACATTTAAAAGGCTGTGTAGTAGACAGATTAGCTGAGGGTGACGACGAAGTACTTGATGAATTATTAGTTACGATTCAAAAATTAATGAAAAAATAA
- a CDS encoding metalloregulator ArsR/SmtB family transcription factor: MEKEVKANTHELDEETLFVVSQTFKALGDPTRIRILNLLCCEEYSVNDIAEALNLGQSTVSHQLRFLKNLRLVKFRREGTTLYYSSDDDHIMNLLHQAIDHAKH; encoded by the coding sequence ATGGAGAAAGAAGTAAAAGCTAACACACATGAATTAGATGAAGAAACCCTTTTTGTCGTATCCCAGACGTTTAAAGCGTTAGGTGATCCAACACGTATACGTATATTAAATCTGCTATGCTGCGAGGAGTATTCTGTGAATGATATTGCGGAGGCACTAAATTTAGGTCAGTCCACAGTGTCTCACCAGCTCCGCTTTTTGAAAAATTTACGTTTAGTAAAGTTTCGACGTGAAGGAACAACCTTGTATTATTCAAGCGATGATGACCATATTATGAATCTGTTGCATCAGGCGATTGATCATGCAAAACATTAG
- a CDS encoding cation diffusion facilitator family transporter, whose amino-acid sequence MSDNHDHANSANKKVLLISFFIITIYMVVEAIGGYMTNSLALLSDAGHMLSDAVSLGIALLAFTFSAKAANASKTYGYKRFEILAAVLNGVTLILIALFIFYEAIKRFANPPEVATSGMLIISSIGLGVNILVAWIMMRGSDTQDNLNMRGAFLHVISDMLGSVGAIIAALLIMFFGWGWADPLASVIVAALVLRGGYYVTKASLNVLMEGTPQNVNVDEIAETIKREKEVLGVHDLHIWSITSGLNALSCHVVVEEQMTIAESEKLLRKIEHDLEHKNIQHVTIQLETAAHKHDNSILCTVKAKAPDAHAHHNH is encoded by the coding sequence ATGTCGGATAATCATGACCATGCAAACAGTGCAAATAAAAAAGTATTACTAATTTCATTTTTCATTATTACCATCTATATGGTTGTAGAAGCGATAGGGGGGTATATGACTAACAGTTTGGCTCTTCTTTCAGATGCTGGACATATGCTCAGCGATGCTGTATCACTTGGGATTGCCCTACTGGCATTTACATTTAGTGCAAAAGCAGCCAATGCTAGTAAAACCTATGGCTATAAGCGTTTTGAAATATTAGCGGCAGTCTTAAACGGAGTAACGCTAATATTGATTGCACTTTTTATCTTTTATGAGGCAATTAAACGTTTTGCTAATCCCCCTGAAGTAGCCACAAGCGGAATGCTTATTATTAGTAGCATAGGGTTAGGTGTAAATATCCTTGTGGCTTGGATTATGATGCGGGGTAGTGATACGCAAGACAATTTAAATATGCGTGGGGCTTTCCTTCACGTAATCAGCGATATGCTAGGCTCGGTAGGCGCTATTATTGCTGCCTTATTAATCATGTTCTTTGGTTGGGGGTGGGCCGATCCGTTAGCTAGTGTGATTGTCGCTGCACTAGTTTTACGCGGTGGTTACTATGTAACGAAAGCTTCACTAAATGTATTAATGGAGGGAACACCTCAAAATGTAAATGTAGACGAAATCGCTGAAACAATTAAGCGGGAAAAGGAAGTTCTAGGTGTTCATGATTTACACATTTGGTCTATTACAAGTGGTTTAAATGCACTTTCCTGCCATGTGGTGGTTGAGGAACAAATGACGATTGCAGAAAGCGAAAAACTACTTCGTAAAATCGAACACGATCTAGAGCATAAAAATATTCAACATGTGACCATTCAATTAGAAACAGCTGCTCATAAACATGATAATTCCATTTTATGTACAGTAAAGGCAAAGGCACCAGATGCACATGCACACCACAATCATTAA
- a CDS encoding DUF2089 domain-containing protein, with amino-acid sequence MAYQVITNCPVCSKTLKITKLQCSHCHTTIENEFELSKLASLSKDQLHFVEVFLTCRGNIKEVEKELGISYPTVRGKLTDIISSLGYVQKKKNEVDEKKVVTMLENGEITPEEAIKLLKEE; translated from the coding sequence ATGGCTTATCAAGTAATTACAAATTGTCCTGTCTGCAGTAAAACATTGAAAATTACAAAGTTGCAGTGCTCTCATTGTCACACTACGATTGAAAATGAATTTGAATTATCTAAACTAGCATCCTTATCAAAGGATCAGCTTCATTTTGTCGAAGTATTTTTAACATGCAGAGGGAATATCAAAGAAGTTGAAAAGGAACTGGGGATTTCCTATCCAACGGTTCGAGGCAAACTAACAGACATCATTTCATCCCTTGGATATGTGCAGAAGAAGAAAAATGAAGTAGACGAGAAAAAAGTTGTCACTATGTTGGAAAATGGCGAAATTACACCAGAAGAAGCAATTAAGCTCTTAAAAGAGGAATAG